One Bradyrhizobium sp. ISRA464 genomic window carries:
- a CDS encoding HupE/UreJ family protein has protein sequence MTPARLLLAAASVLGVMGPAQAHQVNLSTARVMLSADRTVSVEVGLKGSDADRLAGTKIFDARLDRVDPKLVAALGAPIVAYVSAHVAVTGGDGKPCAPGSAALLPDGDGVLFRNSFSCRDVGGDIVYRSTVLTDTDPAARQVVLIGEGDVAPQALLDAANTTVALSAPVPSRLWTFGRYLVTGIEHIFLGYDHIAFLIAIVLWARRLVPVIKIVTAFTIAHSITLSLAALGIVIIPSTIIEPAIAASIVFVALENFFSRDIDRRWRVTFAFGLIHGFGVAGALKEIGMPPNAIATALAAFNIGVEIGQIAIVSIVVPLLIAGDRLLAGAGGKPAMAAPVVYGFSALITVLGGYWLFMRILSA, from the coding sequence GTGACTCCGGCGCGCTTGCTGCTTGCTGCCGCGAGCGTGCTCGGCGTCATGGGCCCGGCGCAGGCGCACCAGGTCAATCTCTCGACGGCGCGGGTGATGCTGAGCGCTGACCGCACCGTCAGCGTCGAAGTAGGACTCAAGGGCAGCGACGCGGATCGTCTTGCCGGCACGAAGATCTTCGATGCGCGGCTCGATCGGGTCGATCCGAAGCTAGTCGCGGCATTGGGCGCACCGATCGTCGCCTATGTCAGCGCGCATGTCGCCGTCACCGGCGGCGATGGCAAACCTTGTGCGCCCGGCTCGGCCGCGCTCTTGCCCGACGGCGATGGTGTGCTCTTCCGCAACAGCTTTTCGTGCCGCGATGTTGGAGGCGACATCGTCTACCGCTCGACGGTGCTGACCGACACCGATCCCGCGGCCCGACAGGTGGTTCTGATCGGCGAGGGCGACGTTGCGCCGCAGGCGCTACTCGATGCCGCCAACACCACGGTGGCGCTGTCGGCGCCGGTGCCGTCGCGGCTCTGGACGTTCGGGCGTTATCTCGTCACCGGCATCGAACACATTTTCTTGGGCTACGATCACATTGCCTTTCTCATCGCGATCGTACTGTGGGCACGGCGGCTCGTCCCGGTGATCAAAATTGTCACCGCCTTCACTATCGCCCATTCGATCACGCTGTCGCTCGCCGCGCTCGGCATCGTCATCATCCCTTCGACGATCATCGAGCCTGCGATCGCCGCATCGATCGTATTCGTGGCGCTTGAGAACTTCTTCTCGCGCGATATCGACCGCCGCTGGCGGGTGACCTTTGCGTTCGGCCTCATTCACGGCTTCGGCGTCGCCGGCGCGCTCAAGGAGATCGGAATGCCGCCGAACGCGATCGCCACCGCGCTCGCTGCCTTTAACATCGGCGTCGAGATCGGTCAGATCGCGATCGTCTCGATCGTTGTTCCCTTGCTGATTGCGGGCGACCGGTTGCTGGCCGGGGCCGGGGGCAAGCCGGCGATGGCAGCGCCCGTGGTCTATGGATTTTCCGCGCTCATCACCGTGCTCGGCGGCTACTGGTTGTTCATGCGCATCCTTAGCGCGTAG
- a CDS encoding exopolysaccharide biosynthesis polyprenyl glycosylphosphotransferase gives MADQGLNLHQASRPSLRSGSDRGLGLVRRHRKSIVMSSLVSGDVAAAFAAGYCTGLLARAAGLPAPEHLEVTVLLVVFAFFVVGLYTGSGPGPYQRFRQRALGIGVVVAVWSIATIAHDGGGKIADLIVVQAVYAACLLLIGHYVEAASRALLMHVDLWGASTVLVGTSSQCRDLAQLLTRKSELGLKPIGLIRTADDDAAMAGLFPLPLIGTTTDLASIRPRTEIEVAIFTTAIGLAAIQRDCHVLAQPCRFMLLEDIRTAQSPWLRMHALETMLGIETPRNSRSLQNWLLKRMLDILLAVPLALLALPVVALAAMSIKLIDPGPAFFVQERIGHRGRLVKMHKLRTMYANSNHLLEEHLNRNPQARAEWRQFFKLRNDPRILPVIGNFLRRSSIDELPQLWNVIRGDMSLVGPRPLPAYHAEQLDEEFRSLRTSVLPGITGLWQVSSRSDGDLQVLREQDLFYIRNSSLWLDVYILLQTLPAVLGARGAR, from the coding sequence ATGGCGGACCAGGGGCTGAACCTGCATCAAGCGAGCCGCCCGAGCCTGCGCTCTGGCAGCGACCGCGGTCTCGGATTGGTCCGGCGACACCGTAAGTCGATCGTCATGTCTTCGCTGGTCAGCGGCGACGTCGCCGCCGCGTTCGCCGCTGGCTACTGCACCGGTTTGCTCGCACGAGCGGCCGGACTGCCGGCGCCCGAGCATCTTGAGGTCACGGTTCTCCTCGTCGTTTTCGCGTTCTTCGTGGTCGGGCTCTACACCGGATCCGGTCCGGGGCCTTACCAGCGCTTCCGGCAGCGCGCGCTTGGCATTGGCGTTGTCGTCGCGGTGTGGAGCATCGCCACGATAGCGCACGACGGCGGGGGAAAAATCGCCGACCTCATCGTTGTACAAGCCGTTTATGCGGCCTGCCTGTTGTTGATCGGCCACTACGTCGAGGCCGCGTCCCGGGCTCTGCTGATGCATGTCGACCTCTGGGGCGCCTCCACCGTCTTGGTGGGTACAAGCAGCCAATGCCGCGACCTTGCACAGTTGCTGACGCGCAAATCCGAGCTCGGCCTGAAGCCGATCGGGCTGATCAGGACCGCCGATGACGACGCCGCGATGGCAGGGTTATTCCCGTTGCCCTTGATCGGGACGACGACCGACCTTGCCAGCATCAGGCCGCGCACCGAAATCGAAGTCGCCATTTTCACGACCGCGATCGGACTCGCCGCGATCCAGCGCGATTGCCATGTGCTCGCGCAGCCTTGCCGCTTCATGTTGCTCGAAGACATCCGCACCGCTCAGAGCCCATGGCTGCGTATGCACGCGCTTGAGACCATGCTGGGCATCGAAACTCCCCGCAACTCTCGCTCCCTGCAGAACTGGCTCCTCAAAAGGATGTTGGATATCCTGCTCGCCGTTCCACTGGCGCTGCTCGCGCTGCCTGTCGTCGCTCTGGCGGCGATGTCGATCAAGCTGATCGACCCGGGTCCGGCCTTCTTTGTCCAGGAACGCATCGGGCATCGGGGACGGCTGGTGAAGATGCACAAGCTGCGCACGATGTATGCCAACAGCAATCACCTGCTGGAAGAACATCTCAACCGCAACCCGCAGGCACGCGCCGAGTGGCGGCAATTCTTCAAGCTGCGGAATGATCCGCGGATTCTACCGGTTATCGGCAACTTCCTGCGCCGCTCCAGCATCGATGAACTGCCGCAGCTCTGGAATGTCATCCGCGGCGACATGAGCCTGGTCGGGCCGCGCCCGCTTCCCGCCTATCATGCCGAACAGCTGGATGAGGAATTCCGGTCGTTGCGCACCAGCGTTCTGCCGGGCATCACCGGGCTGTGGCAGGTCTCGTCGCGCAGCGACGGCGATCTGCAGGTGCTGCGAGAGCAGGATCTCTTCTACATCCGCAATTCGTCGCTCTGGCTCGACGTGTACATCCTGCTGCAAACGCTGCCGGCCGTTCTGGGCGCCAGGGGAGCCCGTTAG
- a CDS encoding AMP-binding protein, with product MRHKDLGIWQTWTWSQVAELVRAYAIGLQRLGLKPGETIAIAGNNRPRLYWTMMAAQMLGAIPVPVYADAVANELAFVLAHAEARFAAVEDQEQVDKIISVQQGLPKLELVLYDEKRGLRDYDHSRLHCMDEVIADGQQALAKDPRLSIWLDAEIENGKGFDPSVILYTSGTTGNSKGVVFTSARAIAAATDTVAFDKLTERDVALAYLPSAWVGDHYLNYVQGLVSGFCMACPESPDTAMADLREIGPTFYFAPPRTLEALLTRLMIRMDDAGYLKRKMFHYFIGVARAYGERILNRQPVPPAGRLLYALGNILVYGPLKNVLGFSRVRVAYTAGEAIGHDLFSFYRAIGLNLKQLYGQTEAFLYLTAQPDGEIYSDTVGPTFPNVDIRIAENGEVLFKSPGMFTRYLKDEEKTAEAFTTDGYVKTGDAGYFDERTGHLKIIDRAKDVGKLNDGTLFSPKYIENKLKYYPNIREAVAYGNGRDFVAVMINIDLTAVGNWAERNNVTYASYQEMAGHPQVYDMIEKNVAEVNRSLAADGKMASAQIKRFLILHKELDADDGELTRTQKVRRRFIAERYEPLVKALYDGSKEANIATEVTFEDGRKGTIKALVKIREMEIQPAASAMEKAA from the coding sequence ATGCGGCACAAGGACCTTGGCATCTGGCAGACTTGGACTTGGAGCCAGGTGGCCGAGCTTGTTCGTGCTTACGCCATCGGTCTGCAGCGGCTCGGCCTCAAGCCCGGCGAGACGATCGCCATCGCCGGTAATAACCGGCCACGGCTTTATTGGACGATGATGGCGGCGCAGATGCTCGGCGCCATTCCGGTACCGGTCTATGCGGATGCGGTGGCCAACGAGCTTGCCTTCGTCCTGGCACACGCCGAAGCACGTTTCGCGGCGGTCGAGGATCAGGAGCAGGTCGACAAGATCATCTCGGTCCAGCAGGGCCTGCCCAAGCTGGAACTTGTCCTCTACGACGAGAAACGAGGACTGCGCGACTACGACCACAGCCGCCTGCACTGCATGGACGAGGTGATCGCCGATGGACAGCAGGCGCTCGCCAAGGATCCGCGCCTCTCCATTTGGCTCGATGCCGAAATCGAGAACGGCAAGGGATTTGATCCCTCCGTCATCCTTTACACCTCCGGCACCACCGGCAACTCGAAAGGCGTGGTGTTTACGAGCGCGCGCGCGATTGCCGCAGCCACCGACACGGTGGCCTTCGACAAGCTGACCGAGAGAGACGTCGCGCTTGCCTACCTGCCGTCGGCCTGGGTCGGCGACCATTACCTTAACTATGTGCAGGGGCTGGTGTCCGGCTTTTGCATGGCCTGTCCGGAGAGCCCCGACACAGCCATGGCCGACCTGCGTGAGATAGGCCCGACCTTCTATTTCGCGCCGCCGCGGACGCTCGAGGCGCTGCTGACCCGCCTGATGATCCGAATGGATGATGCCGGCTATCTCAAGCGCAAGATGTTCCACTATTTCATCGGCGTCGCGCGCGCCTACGGCGAACGCATCCTCAACAGGCAGCCGGTGCCGCCAGCCGGACGGCTGCTCTACGCGCTCGGCAACATCCTAGTCTACGGCCCGCTAAAGAACGTGCTTGGCTTCTCGCGCGTACGCGTCGCCTATACCGCAGGCGAGGCCATCGGGCACGATTTATTCAGCTTCTATCGCGCGATCGGGCTTAATCTGAAGCAACTTTACGGACAGACGGAAGCTTTCCTGTATCTCACCGCCCAGCCCGACGGAGAAATCTACTCCGACACCGTCGGACCCACCTTCCCCAACGTCGATATTCGCATCGCCGAGAACGGCGAGGTGCTGTTCAAGTCGCCGGGCATGTTCACCCGCTATCTCAAGGACGAGGAAAAAACCGCCGAAGCGTTCACAACCGACGGCTATGTGAAAACCGGCGATGCCGGCTACTTCGACGAGCGGACCGGCCACTTGAAGATCATCGACCGCGCCAAGGATGTCGGCAAGCTCAATGACGGCACGCTGTTCTCGCCGAAATACATCGAGAACAAGCTCAAGTACTATCCCAACATCCGTGAGGCGGTCGCCTATGGCAATGGCCGCGACTTCGTCGCCGTCATGATCAATATCGACCTCACGGCGGTCGGAAACTGGGCCGAGCGCAACAATGTGACCTATGCCTCCTATCAAGAGATGGCCGGTCACCCGCAAGTCTACGACATGATCGAGAAGAATGTCGCCGAGGTGAACCGCTCGCTTGCCGCCGACGGCAAAATGGCGAGCGCGCAGATCAAGCGCTTCTTGATCCTTCACAAGGAGCTCGACGCAGACGACGGCGAGCTGACCCGCACACAGAAGGTACGCCGCCGCTTCATCGCGGAGCGCTATGAGCCATTGGTGAAGGCGCTCTACGACGGCTCCAAGGAAGCCAACATCGCGACGGAGGTGACCTTCGAGGACGGCCGCAAGGGCACCATCAAGGCGCTGGTGAAGATCCGCGAGATGGAGATCCAGCCGGCCGCATCCGCGATGGAGAAAGCGGCATGA
- a CDS encoding ABC transporter ATP-binding protein, whose translation MSPLVLAQHVTKWYGPRRAVTDVSFTIEQGEIVGLLGPNGSGKSTIFRMLTGYLVPTSGRIEVVGHDVVTDSLAVRRVISYVPEDAPLYDHMRVGEFLNFMANLKGLRGPAAKAAVEAAAERLDLARVMMLLTGKLSRGFRQRVSIAQALLGHPLVLVLDEPTSGLDPHQVIAVRDLIQSLSGNHTVLIASHILPEIEKIASRVMILLDGTLLTADALKKTGDVTLRLVAAASEAAVRSVATTVSGVRDVTIDADAGVGAMRYLIKAEPRASLAAEIAAALVGAGVAVSELTESRSGLERVFLDLTRRSARGAP comes from the coding sequence ATGTCCCCTCTCGTGCTGGCGCAGCATGTCACCAAATGGTACGGGCCGCGGCGCGCCGTAACGGACGTCAGCTTTACCATCGAGCAAGGCGAGATCGTTGGCCTGCTCGGGCCGAACGGCTCGGGCAAGAGCACGATTTTCCGCATGTTGACCGGCTATCTCGTGCCGACTTCCGGGCGCATCGAGGTCGTCGGCCATGACGTCGTCACCGACTCGCTCGCGGTCCGCCGCGTGATCAGCTATGTGCCCGAGGATGCGCCCCTCTACGACCACATGCGGGTCGGCGAATTTCTGAATTTCATGGCCAACCTCAAGGGCCTACGGGGGCCTGCGGCAAAGGCCGCGGTCGAGGCCGCCGCGGAGCGGCTGGATCTTGCGCGCGTCATGATGCTGTTGACTGGAAAGCTCTCTCGCGGCTTCCGCCAGCGCGTCTCGATCGCGCAGGCACTGCTCGGACATCCGCTGGTGCTGGTGCTGGACGAGCCGACCAGCGGGCTCGATCCGCATCAGGTGATCGCCGTTCGCGATCTCATCCAGTCCCTTTCTGGAAACCACACCGTGCTGATCGCCTCTCACATCCTCCCGGAAATCGAGAAGATTGCCTCAAGGGTGATGATCCTGCTCGACGGCACGCTGCTCACCGCCGACGCTCTGAAGAAGACCGGAGACGTGACGCTTCGGCTTGTCGCGGCTGCATCCGAGGCTGCTGTTCGCAGTGTCGCCACGACCGTCTCCGGCGTGCGCGACGTCACCATCGATGCCGATGCGGGCGTCGGGGCGATGCGCTATCTGATCAAGGCTGAGCCGCGTGCATCACTCGCCGCAGAGATCGCGGCTGCGTTGGTCGGGGCCGGCGTTGCGGTGTCTGAGCTGACCGAGAGCCGCTCCGGCCTCGAGCGCGTGTTCCTCGACCTGACGCGGCGATCGGCGAGGGGGGCCCCATGA
- a CDS encoding ABC transporter ATP-binding protein yields MRAPGGTEAAVDTVLLSMEQVSLAFGGVKALSGVSFNIHKGEICAIIGPNGAGKTSMLNVINGFYHPQHGRITFKGETRAEMHPYEAARGGIARTFQNVALFRGMTALDNIMAGRSLKMHKNFFWQLLRHGPAMKEEIEHRLRVEEIIDFLKIQEIRRVPVGRLPYGLQKRVELGRALAMEPDLLLLDEPMAGMNLEEKEDMSRFILDVNDEYGITIALIEHDMSIVMDLSDRVVALDHGIKIADGAPDDVRSNQAVIDAYLGVAR; encoded by the coding sequence ATGAGAGCCCCCGGCGGAACTGAAGCTGCTGTCGACACCGTACTGCTGTCGATGGAGCAGGTCTCGCTGGCGTTCGGCGGTGTCAAGGCGCTGAGCGGCGTATCGTTCAACATCCACAAAGGGGAAATCTGCGCCATCATTGGCCCCAATGGCGCCGGCAAGACCTCAATGCTCAACGTCATCAACGGCTTCTATCATCCGCAGCACGGCCGCATTACCTTCAAGGGCGAGACGCGCGCCGAGATGCACCCGTACGAAGCTGCGCGCGGTGGCATCGCCCGAACTTTTCAGAACGTGGCGCTGTTTCGCGGCATGACCGCGCTCGACAACATCATGGCCGGACGCTCGCTGAAGATGCACAAGAACTTCTTTTGGCAGCTGCTGCGCCACGGGCCTGCCATGAAGGAGGAGATCGAGCACCGTCTGCGAGTCGAGGAGATCATCGACTTTCTCAAGATCCAGGAAATCCGTCGTGTGCCGGTCGGCCGATTGCCTTACGGCCTCCAGAAGCGCGTCGAACTCGGGCGCGCGCTCGCTATGGAGCCGGACTTGCTGCTGCTCGACGAGCCGATGGCTGGCATGAACCTCGAGGAAAAGGAGGATATGTCGCGCTTCATCCTCGACGTCAATGACGAGTACGGCATCACGATTGCGCTGATCGAGCATGACATGAGCATCGTGATGGATTTGTCCGACCGTGTGGTTGCGCTCGATCACGGCATCAAGATCGCCGACGGCGCGCCCGACGACGTCAGGAGCAATCAGGCCGTGATCGACGCCTATCTCGGCGTCGCGCGCTAG
- a CDS encoding Gldg family protein produces MSRFVLSDLAVAALIAAAILFGALGFAVSGDKLSNSLFFAAWLITLLTLFALAVRLPLRGRGSRWSALAANALIVAGAIGVAISANVALYRHDVHFDATREGQNTPPQQLTDVVDQLRSPLAMTYFYNASDPNALATKEMIEISARNHPLFSFRAIDLDKEPGLARDIGVRSYNTAVLQAGDHKVLVENITDAARLGYAALRVLRKRAETICFVTGHGETFRPVPSHYHFSHVETLRGHDIPGAGDVLVAEPEQLDRLQLALNEIGFDMRPLVTATASAIPSDCTVVAEIGPRAALAAGEADLLADHLKSGGRLVMLIDPQFYLGAELKSRLLEPLGVSTDAAIVIDPLNHFRTDPDKVAVPYYPPHPITARLALTVFAQTRPIHLAKPPATVRASVLAASSQDSSLRPPSAAGSITVAAGGQAASEADHGAQALAVAFEGAFPGAAPDKHFRLVIAGTSKFATNEYFSYVSNGELSVAIMRWLAEDDAAPNVAPRTYTVPEIVLTSAQMRNTFIALEVLLPFTTALFGVAMWWRRR; encoded by the coding sequence ATGTCGCGGTTTGTCCTATCCGACCTGGCCGTTGCCGCGCTGATCGCCGCCGCGATTCTGTTCGGCGCGCTCGGCTTTGCCGTCTCCGGCGACAAGCTCTCCAACAGCCTGTTCTTCGCAGCCTGGTTGATCACCCTGCTCACACTGTTTGCGCTCGCGGTCCGCCTGCCGCTCCGCGGCCGCGGCTCGCGCTGGTCCGCTCTTGCGGCCAACGCGCTGATTGTCGCCGGCGCCATCGGCGTGGCCATCTCCGCCAATGTGGCACTGTATCGCCACGACGTGCATTTCGACGCGACAAGGGAGGGGCAGAACACGCCACCGCAGCAACTCACCGACGTCGTTGACCAACTGCGCTCTCCGCTCGCGATGACGTATTTCTACAATGCCAGTGACCCCAACGCGCTTGCCACCAAGGAAATGATCGAGATCTCGGCACGAAACCACCCGCTTTTTTCATTCCGCGCCATCGATCTCGACAAGGAGCCGGGGCTCGCGCGCGACATCGGCGTACGTTCCTACAATACGGCGGTGCTGCAGGCCGGCGACCACAAGGTGCTCGTGGAGAACATTACCGATGCCGCGCGCCTCGGCTACGCCGCGCTGCGCGTGCTCCGCAAGCGCGCCGAAACGATCTGCTTCGTGACCGGCCATGGCGAGACGTTCCGTCCGGTGCCAAGCCATTACCATTTCAGTCATGTCGAGACGCTGCGCGGTCACGATATTCCGGGAGCGGGCGACGTGCTGGTAGCCGAGCCCGAGCAACTCGATCGGCTTCAACTGGCGCTGAACGAGATCGGCTTCGACATGCGCCCGCTCGTGACAGCGACAGCGAGCGCGATACCATCCGATTGCACCGTCGTGGCCGAGATCGGTCCACGTGCGGCACTCGCAGCGGGCGAAGCCGATCTCCTGGCCGACCATCTTAAAAGCGGTGGGCGGCTCGTGATGCTGATCGATCCGCAGTTCTACCTCGGGGCTGAGCTGAAAAGCAGGTTGCTCGAGCCGCTCGGAGTATCGACCGATGCAGCCATCGTCATCGATCCTCTGAATCATTTCCGCACCGATCCCGATAAAGTCGCGGTGCCCTATTATCCGCCGCATCCGATCACCGCGCGTCTGGCACTCACGGTGTTTGCGCAGACAAGGCCGATCCATCTTGCCAAACCGCCCGCGACCGTGAGAGCCAGTGTGCTTGCCGCCAGCAGTCAGGACAGCTCTTTGCGGCCGCCGTCGGCTGCTGGCAGCATCACCGTCGCAGCCGGCGGCCAGGCGGCTTCCGAAGCCGACCACGGCGCGCAAGCGCTCGCCGTCGCGTTCGAAGGAGCCTTTCCCGGAGCCGCGCCTGACAAGCACTTCCGCCTGGTAATCGCGGGCACCAGCAAATTCGCCACCAACGAATATTTTTCCTACGTTTCGAACGGCGAGTTGTCGGTCGCGATCATGCGCTGGTTGGCTGAGGACGACGCGGCGCCGAACGTGGCGCCACGTACCTACACCGTGCCCGAGATCGTGCTGACCAGCGCTCAGATGCGCAACACCTTCATCGCGCTTGAAGTGTTGCTGCCGTTCACCACCGCCTTGTTCGGCGTCGCGATGTGGTGGAGGCGGCGTTGA
- a CDS encoding N-acyl homoserine lactonase family protein: protein MLPRSTQRPRFYGAAAPGTAQLPQSWYKPSVQKMNLKSGGRHAATLCKSPGLVDRRTVFDRRGDGGGSPERDEAVRVQLGALNLDKSIIQNGASGKVQIPVGFFLIRHPKGDVLFDCGNNDKIITNPDYWGPFVKALDPGRSPDIAIDNQLSKINVKPSDIKYVVLGHFHVDHAGNIGKFLDSTFVYQRDEIRNAFWPAPGYATFFITDDFAMLRNSVGGPMPSKYKTIELDGDLDLFGDNSIYIHRTVSHTPGSQIMVVRLPKTGTVVLTSDAVYLQENLDKNILPSVGSVYDPVGMLDAYAWVKRVHDAEGGDILFAHDPDVYKAHKHSPEFYE from the coding sequence TTGCTGCCGCGCAGCACGCAACGACCGCGATTTTATGGAGCGGCTGCGCCGGGAACTGCACAACTGCCACAATCGTGGTATAAGCCTTCAGTCCAAAAAATGAACTTAAAGTCGGGAGGACGGCATGCGGCTACGTTGTGCAAAAGTCCTGGGCTCGTTGACCGTAGGACTGTTTTTGACCGCCGGGGCGATGGCGGCGGAAGCCCCGAAAGAGATGAAGCTGTACGTGTTCAGCTCGGGGCGCTCAATCTCGACAAGTCGATCATCCAGAACGGCGCCAGCGGCAAAGTCCAGATTCCCGTGGGCTTCTTCCTGATCCGGCATCCCAAGGGGGATGTATTGTTCGACTGCGGCAACAACGACAAGATCATCACCAATCCGGATTATTGGGGACCGTTCGTAAAAGCGCTTGATCCGGGTCGCTCGCCGGATATCGCGATCGACAATCAGCTCAGCAAGATCAACGTCAAGCCTTCCGACATCAAATACGTCGTGCTCGGGCACTTCCATGTCGACCATGCCGGCAACATTGGCAAGTTCCTGGATTCGACGTTCGTGTATCAGCGCGACGAGATCAGGAATGCGTTCTGGCCGGCGCCGGGCTATGCCACCTTCTTCATCACAGACGACTTTGCCATGCTACGCAACAGCGTGGGCGGTCCCATGCCCAGCAAATACAAGACTATCGAGCTCGACGGCGATCTCGACCTATTCGGCGACAATAGTATCTACATCCACCGAACCGTATCGCATACCCCGGGCAGCCAGATCATGGTCGTGCGTCTACCGAAGACCGGGACCGTTGTGCTTACCAGCGACGCCGTCTATCTGCAGGAGAATCTCGACAAGAACATCCTACCGAGCGTCGGCAGCGTTTATGATCCGGTCGGGATGCTCGACGCCTATGCATGGGTGAAGCGGGTGCACGACGCCGAAGGCGGCGACATCCTCTTCGCGCACGATCCGGACGTGTACAAGGCACACAAGCATTCGCCCGAATTTTATGAGTGA
- a CDS encoding DUF4340 domain-containing protein: MTCATTARAPARWKTATAAAVLIGLLLVLVASGQWPGLRSKPPFTPKGLVAIAPGQIERIEIRAGADGVALRRHSDGWAIDGADATATAELASHVDTALKFVNVSEPSREIPAAELAADSFAAFGLDPPDQVVVLETHAGRAATLNFGMPNPAGTSHYVRLGGAPTVYLMPRHVTEEWRLVFDMARRLRGKSTAGAVPSRGADLLLPVSMAQVWAIEIVASGKLTRFERDAAGAWFRHLGQHTHTAGGNVHVADPVQAPIIDTAFRAFDAAVAETRVGPGDGARLAQYGLALPSLIVLFYARDSSTPLARLEFGASVDKLDRYAQLAPDGAVITVAEFEPRRLIELLKAVGAGL; the protein is encoded by the coding sequence TTGACCTGCGCGACGACGGCGCGCGCCCCCGCGCGATGGAAGACGGCGACGGCCGCTGCCGTGCTGATCGGCCTTCTGCTTGTGCTGGTAGCATCCGGCCAATGGCCGGGGCTGCGCAGCAAACCACCGTTCACGCCAAAGGGTCTGGTCGCAATCGCGCCAGGCCAAATCGAACGCATCGAGATTCGTGCGGGCGCCGACGGTGTCGCGCTGCGGCGCCATTCGGACGGCTGGGCGATCGACGGCGCTGATGCTACTGCGACGGCCGAGCTCGCTTCGCATGTCGATACGGCCTTGAAGTTCGTCAATGTCAGCGAACCATCGCGCGAGATTCCCGCAGCCGAGCTTGCCGCCGACAGTTTTGCAGCCTTCGGGCTCGATCCGCCTGACCAGGTGGTCGTGCTCGAAACCCATGCCGGGCGCGCGGCGACCTTAAACTTCGGCATGCCAAATCCGGCCGGCACGTCGCACTATGTCAGGCTAGGCGGCGCGCCGACCGTTTATCTGATGCCCCGGCACGTAACGGAAGAATGGCGGCTGGTGTTCGATATGGCGCGACGGCTAAGAGGAAAATCCACTGCCGGCGCCGTCCCTAGTCGTGGCGCGGATCTGCTGCTGCCGGTTTCGATGGCGCAAGTGTGGGCGATCGAGATCGTTGCGAGCGGTAAGCTCACTCGTTTCGAGCGTGACGCGGCGGGAGCGTGGTTCCGCCATCTCGGCCAGCATACCCACACAGCCGGCGGCAACGTTCATGTCGCCGATCCCGTGCAGGCGCCCATCATCGATACCGCCTTCCGTGCCTTCGACGCGGCCGTGGCTGAGACGCGTGTCGGGCCGGGCGACGGTGCACGTCTCGCGCAATACGGGCTCGCTCTGCCGAGTCTGATCGTGTTGTTCTACGCGCGCGATAGCTCGACCCCGTTGGCGCGGCTCGAGTTTGGCGCGTCCGTCGACAAGCTCGATCGCTATGCGCAGCTCGCGCCCGATGGGGCCGTCATTACGGTTGCCGAGTTCGAGCCGAGGCGCCTGATCGAGCTCCTCAAGGCGGTCGGAGCAGGCTTGTGA
- a CDS encoding ABC transporter permease — MRSFAVLLRKEEMALFSSPIAYAVITVFLLIMGYSFTLTLFISHQPSMVHVFFQMFVLFMLTAPLITMRLLAEERKLRTMEVLLTSPVSEVTIVLAKYVASMSLIVVMLLLSGCYAAALAWFGDPDFGPIYSGYLGLLLFGSALVGTGLLASALTANQVIAALISLTVFLLLWIIDNFGWLLPTPADTLVVNLSLAVHFRPFAVGSIYLSDIGFFLSATLLTLLFTVRALARR; from the coding sequence ATGAGAAGCTTTGCAGTGCTGCTGCGCAAGGAGGAGATGGCGCTGTTTTCCTCGCCAATCGCCTACGCGGTGATAACCGTCTTCCTGCTCATCATGGGCTACAGCTTCACCCTCACTTTGTTCATCAGCCACCAGCCCAGCATGGTCCACGTCTTCTTCCAGATGTTCGTTCTGTTCATGCTGACCGCGCCGCTGATCACCATGCGCCTGTTGGCGGAAGAGCGAAAGCTGCGGACGATGGAGGTGTTGCTCACCTCTCCGGTCTCCGAGGTCACAATCGTGCTGGCGAAATATGTCGCCAGCATGAGCCTGATCGTGGTCATGCTGCTGCTGTCCGGCTGCTATGCGGCGGCGCTCGCCTGGTTCGGCGATCCCGATTTCGGTCCGATCTACAGCGGCTATCTCGGTCTGTTGCTGTTCGGCTCGGCGCTGGTCGGTACGGGACTGCTGGCATCGGCGCTCACGGCGAACCAGGTGATCGCGGCACTGATCTCGCTCACTGTCTTCCTGCTACTGTGGATCATCGACAATTTCGGCTGGTTGCTGCCGACCCCGGCCGATACGCTGGTGGTGAACCTGTCGCTCGCGGTGCATTTCCGCCCCTTCGCGGTAGGCTCAATCTATCTTTCCGACATCGGATTCTTTCTCAGCGCCACGCTGCTGACGCTGCTGTTCACCGTGCGGGCGCTGGCGCGGCGATAG